AGCCCGGCTTCGAGGTTGTCGGCGAGGCCGAAGATGGCGATGTCGCTATTACCGAAACGCTGGAGCGCGAGCCCGACATCCTTCTGCTCGACGTCATGATGCCCCGCCTGCCGGGGCTGGAAGCTCTCCGCGCCATCATGGAAAAATCGCCGCGGGTAAAGATCATTCTGCTCACCAGCACCATCACCACGCAGCAGATCATCGAAGCGCTTCAGATCGGCGCGCGCGGCATCGTCCTCAAAGACGCCGCGGCATCCGACCTCTCCAAGTCCATGCGAGCCGTGCTCTCTGGCGACTACTGGATCGGCGGCGAGCGCGTCGTCAACCTGGTCACCGCGCTCAACGAGCTGATGAAGCAGGCCGCTGCTACCCCCGAGAAGAAGACCTACGGCCTTACCCCGCGCGAGCTTGAGGTCGTCACCTGCATCGTCGAGGGATGCAGCAACAAGGACGTCGCCAAGCAGTTCGCCATCAGCGAAGAGACCGTGAAGCGTCATCTCTCGAACATCTTCGACAAAACCGGCGTCTCGACGCGGCTTGAGCTTGCTCTCTTCGCCATCGCGCACAAGCTGGTCACGCTCGACAACTAACCTTTCTCTCTCGCTCATTCAGTAAGATGAAAAGATGAGCGAGAGAGAAACTGCCGAACAAGCAACAGCGGACCTGCTGGTCATCGGCGCCGGGCCAACCGGGATGGCCTGCGCCATCGAAGCGCAGCGCGCGGGCTTCAGCGCTCGCCTGGTCGACAAGGGCTGTCTCTGCAACTCGCTCTTTCACTACCCGTCGAACATGACCTTCTTCACCACTCCGGAGCTTCTGGAGATCGGCGACATCCCTTTCTCCAGCCCAAACCAGAAGCCGAATCGCGACGAAGCGCTCGAATACTATCGCAAGGTCGCCGAGCACTACCGTCTCGATGTGCGCCAGTACGAAACTGTGGAGCGCGTCGCCGGTTCCGATGGCAACTTCACCGTCCATACAAAGGACCGCTTCGGCCGCCCGCTTGAGCATCGCGCCCGCAAACTCGTCATCGCAACTGGCTACTACGACCTGCCCAACTACCTCAACATCCCCGGCGAAGGCCTGAACAAGGTCTTCCACTACTACGAAGACCCGCACCCTTACTACGATCTGGATATCCTGGTCATCGGAGGAAAGAACTCAGCGGCCATCGCCGCGCTCGACCTGTGGCGTCATGGCGCGCGCGTTACGCTGGTGCACCGCGGCGCCGAAATGCATCGTCATGTGAAGTACTGGATTCTTCCCGACATCAACAACCGCATCAAGAACAGCGAGATTGCTGCGTTCTTTTCGAGCAACGTCACCGGAATCACAGAGGATCAAGCGATCCTCTCAACGCCACAGGGCGAAGTGACTCTCGCCAACCAGTTCGTCTTTGCTCTCACCGGCTATCGCCCCGACTTCGAGTTTCTCGAAGCCCTCGGTGTGCGGCTGGATGAAAAGAACGATCGCTGCCCCGTATGCAATCCCACAACGCTTGAGAGCAACGTGGCCGGCATCTACCTCGCAGGCGTCGTCATCGCCGGTGAACGCACCAACGAGATCTTCATCGAGAACGGACGCTTCCATGGGAAGCAGATCGCCGATGATCTTCAGACGAAGCTCGCGCACGCCTGCGGCTCATACCCGTTTCGTAAAAGTTATTGATCAAAAAGCCCGGCCAATGCCTGCATAACTACCTCCCAAGGCATGGCTCAACCTTCAGGGCCAACGGCCCGCTATATTTCAGCCTGGGACGAAGCCCCAGGTAAACGCTCCCAATGTATCGAGCGCTGAAGGCGCGACACAAAATGTCGCACAACACCTGAACCGGACCGGCTCACCCGATCACACGTCGCTTGAATCCACGAATACCGAACGCCGTAAGCAATGCGAGAAACACCACCAGCATGCCAAGGATCAGCGCCGGATTCATATGCGGCAGCGCCGGGGTCAGGGCCGACCGCAAACCTTCGCTCATATAAACGATCGGGTTGACCAGCACGCCAATCTGCAGCCATTTGATCTTGTCGAGCGCCGCCCACGGATAGTACACGCATCCCAGGAAGGTGATCGGCATCACCACAACGCCAAAGATCAGGCCTATCTGCTGCGGCTTCACACTCGTGCCGATCGTCAGCCCCAGCGCCCCCGACGTAAGGCTCGCCAGCACCATCACGACGATCAGGTAGGGCCAACTCCACACATGCGCCACAACCGGCGTCGACGGAATGTAATACGCCAGCGGAAAGACGACGACCGCGGCAATCATGCTCTGCACCGCCGAAAAGCACATCTTTTCAAGCGCAATGGCCGCCACAGGCAGAGGACACATCACGCGATCGTCGATCTCGCGCGTGATGCCGAACTCCTGCGCCAGCGGCAGCGCAACCGCGGCAATGCCGCTGAACATGATCGCCACCGCCATAAGCCCCGAGAGCAGGACCGTGCTGAAGTTGCCGCCCGCCATCGCCGCCGTGGGGTTCATCGCCGCGCCGCCGCTCATGTGCGGCATGATGAACGTAAACACAAACAGGAACAGCAGAGGATTCATACACACGCGAATCGCAAACGGGAAAAGTTCGCGGCGAAGCACATGCAGGTCGCGCAGGAAGAGCCCCGCAAACGCACGAACATACTGCATCGTCTTTGAGCTGCCCGCGGAGACGGGCGCCGGGACCTCAACCTCAACTGTCGCAAGTTCCGTCATTCTCTACTCTCGAAGATCGCGTCCCGTGAGACGAATGAACACCGTCTCCAGGCTAGTTTCAGTGACCGTCAGATCGCGCAGACCATATGGGTTCGCCGCGTGGACGACCTCAGGCAGCAAGCCCTCTGTGCCCTCCGCGAAGATGCGCACTCCTTTAGATGTTGCTTCCACGCTCGCGACACCGGGTTTTCGCTCCAGCTCATCCACCAATAGCGGGATCC
The genomic region above belongs to Acidobacteriota bacterium and contains:
- a CDS encoding response regulator transcription factor, whose translation is MKEAVKKSADTANTLSPIRVVVADDHPVVRFGVKNMLESEPGFEVVGEAEDGDVAITETLEREPDILLLDVMMPRLPGLEALRAIMEKSPRVKIILLTSTITTQQIIEALQIGARGIVLKDAAASDLSKSMRAVLSGDYWIGGERVVNLVTALNELMKQAAATPEKKTYGLTPRELEVVTCIVEGCSNKDVAKQFAISEETVKRHLSNIFDKTGVSTRLELALFAIAHKLVTLDN
- a CDS encoding ABC transporter permease; this encodes MTELATVEVEVPAPVSAGSSKTMQYVRAFAGLFLRDLHVLRRELFPFAIRVCMNPLLFLFVFTFIMPHMSGGAAMNPTAAMAGGNFSTVLLSGLMAVAIMFSGIAAVALPLAQEFGITREIDDRVMCPLPVAAIALEKMCFSAVQSMIAAVVVFPLAYYIPSTPVVAHVWSWPYLIVVMVLASLTSGALGLTIGTSVKPQQIGLIFGVVVMPITFLGCVYYPWAALDKIKWLQIGVLVNPIVYMSEGLRSALTPALPHMNPALILGMLVVFLALLTAFGIRGFKRRVIG
- a CDS encoding YpdA family putative bacillithiol disulfide reductase; translation: MSERETAEQATADLLVIGAGPTGMACAIEAQRAGFSARLVDKGCLCNSLFHYPSNMTFFTTPELLEIGDIPFSSPNQKPNRDEALEYYRKVAEHYRLDVRQYETVERVAGSDGNFTVHTKDRFGRPLEHRARKLVIATGYYDLPNYLNIPGEGLNKVFHYYEDPHPYYDLDILVIGGKNSAAIAALDLWRHGARVTLVHRGAEMHRHVKYWILPDINNRIKNSEIAAFFSSNVTGITEDQAILSTPQGEVTLANQFVFALTGYRPDFEFLEALGVRLDEKNDRCPVCNPTTLESNVAGIYLAGVVIAGERTNEIFIENGRFHGKQIADDLQTKLAHACGSYPFRKSY